The DNA segment ATAACGTGAACGCATCAACTGCTCTGCCGATGTGGCATTTAGAGTCCCTATAATTAGTGGTTGACAACAGTTTGCAAATAAAACTAAGCTTCCGCAATAACAATTAGTCATCTAATTCAGATTTTTTTTGCTCGTTAAACTGCTTGGCAATCTGCTTCAATTTCTCTTTCCGAGAGACTTCAGCTTGTTTTGCTTTTTCTTGCGATTTATGCAATTTGTCGTTATGTTTCTTGATATTTCCTTCGTTATTGCGACTCATGAATTTTGTATATATCGTGCAAATATATGTTTTTTGCAAAAAATCAGTGATCTTTAGAATTATAAAATTTATTAATACAACCTACTTAGATTTTACTTTTAAATATCCTATATGAAAAACATCTTCTGCTCTTGGTTCAGTTAAAGCGGTAATTTTTAGTGAATACAGTTGCTTTGCTTGATCGCTTAAAAGATCGGCAACCTTATGCGCATCGTCAATATCTACTCCATATTTTTCATCAATGTGACTAACTGCACCTTTAAAATCAAATTCTTTATAAAAAGCAGACTCTTTTGCCGACTTTACGGCGGTTGATATATTGGACGCGACAGTTAGCATTTTGAAATGATATTCGTCAAAATTTCCTGCTTTATAACCACCAAGATTCAAAAAATATAAATTCAATTTACCACTATTCTCCTGACTTCTTTCCACCACTTCTATCAAATAATTGTCAACAACAGTAACTTCTCGCCAAGCATCAATATGAAATTTTCCCGCTGCTTCTGGCCAAAAAACTGCCAATTGAGCGCTCAGATCTTTTACTTTAGTGGCAACGCCAAAATATATATCGTGCTGCTCTGTCACACGACCCACAATATTGCAGCCCATCATTATCATAAATAACTTTAAACGCTTTGCCATAATACTCTAAAAAACAAATTTAAACCACGTAAGTCAGCTTTACTTGCCATCCATCTTCTCATTACAAATCTCGGGAATAAATGGCAAAAACAAGTTGAACGTTGCACCTTCTCCTTCTGAGCCGTTTGCAAATATAAAACCTTTATGATTATCAACTATTTTCTGCACAATTGTCAGTCCGATACCTGTGCCACTATATAGATTATTGTCATTAAGTCTCCGGAAAATTTCGAAAATCATTTCTTTATGTTCATTATTGAATCCAATTCCATTATCGCTGATTACTATATGAGAATAAGCAATTTTATTAGGTAGATTTCTAAAGATGATGGCACTGCTTTCTGCTATTTTACACGAAATTTTAATCTCCAGGACTTCATCATGCCTTTTAAATTTAACCGCATTCGAAATTAAATTTTGTAGCAACTGCCGAAATTGAAAAGGAATAACTGTTATAAAATCGGTTTCAGAAATAGAAATACGGATCTCATCTTGCTGCCAATTCTCTTTTAATTCTGAAATTACTTCGTCAATACAGAATCTAAAATCGATTTTTTCTAAGTTCCTTTCACTTTCAGTTGATCTCGAATGCGCAAGCAAATCATTAATCAGAGATTGCATTCTAACCGCCGAACTATGAATTCTTTCAAAATAATACTTTCCCTTTTCAGTTAAATTTTCAGACTCTTCTTCCTTGATTCTACTAGCAAAAATCTGAATTTTACGCAAAGGTTCTTGCAAATCATGGCTAGAAATAAAAGCAAATGTCTCCAAATCTCTATTTGCCTGCAACAGTTCAATTTCACGTTTTTCCTTTTCGACATTCTGAAAGGCAAGTTCGTTGTTGGCGATAATTAATTCAGCGGCACGATCTTCTTTTTCGGCATTCTGATAAGTCAATTCCTTATTTGCAATCAGCAATTCAGATGCACGATTTTCCTTTTCCTGATTTTGATAGGCAAGTTCTGCATTCGCAATCAGCAATTCGGCCGCACGATCCTCCTTTTCTTGATTCTGAAAAGCTAGTTCCTTATTCGCAGTATACAATTCCGAAGCTCTTATTTCTTTTTGCGTATTCTGGAAAGCAAGTTCTCTATTTGCAATAATTAATTCTGCAGCTCTATCTTCTTTTTCCTGATTTTGATAGGCAAGTTCTGCATTCGCAATAAGCAATTCTGCAGCGCGATCCTCTTTCTCTTGATTATGAAAAGCCAATTCTTTGTTTACCGCAGCAAGTTCAGCCGCACGCTTATTGCTCTTCGCTATTTGCAAAGCAAGTTCTTTATTTAGCTCAGCTACTTCCATAGAGTACATTTCTTAATTAATATTTCAAAAATAAACTCTTGCAATTTCTCTAGTTATAATGTATTTCTACAGATCGTTTGCAGTCAAAGGTACTTCAAATCATACCCATACTTTCTTTAAATAGGCGATTTTTCTTCAATTCAAGATTTTTTGTTAGGGCGAATCCCGAGCCACAATGACCATTGTTAAAATTGAACAAATCGGTGGCTCGGGCCGGGCTGTCCTCTACGTCTTTGCTGCACTAACTACCCCATTATGGTAGGAAATTTAATTTGGCAGCAAAGGATGTGCTTCGCCAATTTGCTTTGCTCGGGAAGGTCCAATCCCTTTCGCAAAAAATCCTGCCATTAAAGAAAATTTATAAATAAAAAAAATCTACTTAACAAAAGCTAAATAGATTTTTAATTGAAATTACGTTTTTTAGAATTATCTGGACATTTTTTTCTTTTCCATCATCTTTTTTCTTCTCAGCTCTCGCTTGGCGTCCTTTTTTGAATGATTCTGTTTTCTATCAGCTTTCATTGCGGCCAATTTTTGTGACTGCTCAGGAGTTAATATCTCTGCCATCTTTTCTTTATTAGTATGACGAAGTTCTCGCATTGCTGCCTTTTTGGAAGTTTCGTCAGCCGTAACATCGCTTTGTACTTTTGCGCGCTGCATTTTGGTTTCTTTTCGCATTTCGGCCATTCTTGCCTGCTGCTCTTCGGTTAGATCTAATTTTTCTGCAACTGTCGCAGAGCGCATCTCCATTCTCTGCTCTTTGGTAGTTTCTGATTTTTTATCTTGAGCAAATCCTGCCGTACTCAGCAAGACTCCTAACATAAAAACTGATAATTTAATTGGTTTCATAACTGTAAGTTTAAGATTTGATTTTTAGTGTTTCAATATATATGCCAAAAAATTAGATTGTCATAATTTAAAAAATTAATATAAAACTTTTGATAATAATAATCAAGTAGAACAACGAGCTTTTTTCAAAAATAGTAGAGATTAAAATTATTTTTTAACAAAATTAACCACGGAGACCTCTTGGCTAATTTCTACCTTGGCAACCCTGTAAGATCATACTCAAAAATAGAAGCAATATTTTTCATAATTTTGCTTAGAGGCCAATTAAAATTACTGTCACTTCATTAGTATCCAAACTCATTTTGATAAATTCGAAAAAAATAAAACAGAATCTCCAAAAAATATTGCAGAAATTGGCTGGAGTGCGGAATAAGTTTTCAAACGTTCAGTACTTGTCAATTGGCGAAAATTGTCTAACCGATAATGTCCTTGACCGTCATAATCTCAAAAGTTTTAGTACACCCTACTCGCACGGCAGGAGCAATCTTGATTACGCAATTGCATTAGAAAAAGAAAAATATGCAAGTCTACTAAATCCAGAATATCTATATTATGATTATGTTGGTGACACAAAAGTTGTCAGAAATAAGTACTATTCCATTTCCAATTCTATTTACAATCAACTCCATAAAAATGGTTTTGAATTTACGCATCATGACGTTTTAAATAATAATGCGCAGCGACAGAGTTATGAGCGAAAAATCACTAGAATGCTGTCTTTTAACAAAAAACAACATCTAAAATTTATCTACCATTATCGAAATAATGACGATATAGACATCAAAATACTGATCGAGAAAGCGTCAGAATTTTTGCGATATTATCAAAATAGACAAATCAAATGCGAATTTATATTTTTTACTCAGGAAATCGTCGCAGAAAAATCGGAAAGATCTATTACCAAAATTCACGATCAAAATAACGTCACAGGATTTAAATTAAAAACTTTGGAATTTTGGGCAGGCGATGACGAAGATGTACTTTGGGCAAGAAAAGATGACGATTTGTTTACTATAATGCTAACTGATATTAGATGATTACCATTAATATGAGGCAAATCGATCATTATTTTCTGATCGACCACGATAGTAAATAGTGTATTTTTGCAGCCACTGTACTTTTTCGATCGTCAGTTTGCTAACCTTGAATTGCATAACATTATGGATATCTTATTTTCGACAGCTTTTTTTCTACTTGTAGTATTTCTGATTACTCAATTTTTAGATTCTAAAAATAGTAAGACATTGATTATCCTTGCATCATTTGCAATACTTGTCGGAATCATTTCAATTATATATGTATCGTACTTCACAACTTCAACAAAAATTATAAATCCAGTTGAAATAACTGTCCAAAATTCTACCAATCAATCTTTAAAAATTTATGCGATCACATTTGACGCAGATTTGACGGACACAATTAATACAACAGTTCTTCTTGAAAAGGAACTTGCGGTTGCCAAAAAAACGACTTTTCTCATAGATAATAAAAATTTACAAAAGTTTTGGATAGTTGCAAAAAATGAGGCTAATGAAATTAAATTTTTAAAATCATCTAATAAGTTTTTGCCTAACCTTATTTTTAAAATAACCACTGATGAAAATATTGATAAAGCTGAAGCACAAACCGCTAGAGAATTAATTTTTGATAGAGACATCAAAATGCAAGTTCTACGCTTTGCTATTTGGTCTAATATTCTGTTAATAGCACTTCTTCTTTGGAGCATTTTTAAATTAAATAAAATTAGAAATAAAAATAAATCTACACTTAGCATATAAAATATGGAAAAAGTTGAAAGCTTTAAAATAATTGGTATTTCGGTGTCAACATCCAATCAGGATGGGCAAAATGCTCAAGATTTAGGAAATCTTTGGAGTCAATTCTTTTCCAACGATTTACTTGAAAAAATTCCAAATTCTATTTCAAAAGAAATTTTTTGTATTTACACAGATTATGAAAGTAACTTTAAAGGTAGTTACACTGCCATTTTAGGACGTAAAGTTTCGTCCTTTGATGCTATTCCCGAGGGTTTAATTTCTCGTGAGTTGCCAGCTGGGAATTTCATGAAATTTACTGCCAAAGGAATTATTCCTAATGCTGTAATAGATACTTGGGAAGAAATTTGGGCCGACGATCAACAACTAAAAAGAAAATACACCTATGATTTTGAGGTCTATGGAGAAAAATCCCAAAATGGAGAACTTTCGGAAGTAGACATATTTATTGCTATATAGTCTAATAATATAGTTATTAAAAAAAAATAGCCTCCTAAATTTTTAAGAGGCTATTCTTTTAATAAGTGTTATTATTGAAGTTTACTGCTTTTAAGTCAACAAACAAATCTATTGTAGCTATTTGCTTTTGAAGAAATCTGCTAGATTATTCACATTCAAAAAACCCTTCTTAAATAGTGCAAAATTGCAGTTAATCCCAGTTCTTTCTGCTTTTATTAGAAGAAAAATTAGATTCAAAAATTCTGTATTTAAATAATCCTACCACAATTGCTCCTCCAAAACCATTCCCTAACATAGTGATAAGCAGGAACGATAAATAATTACCGGTAGATACAGTTTCTGAATGCAAATAGGCACCAAATACTTCGAGATTACCTACTATACTGTGGTGAAATCCAGCAAATCCAATTGCTCCCGTTACCATTAAAATTATTAAAATGCGTGTCAATGCCTGATTTGTACTGTTGAGTAGCCACGTAAGAAGCCCCATAAGCCATCCTGCTGCAATTGCGCTAAGGAATAATGCCCACGGTTTATGATTTAAAATATGCATACCAACCGTGACCATTGTATCGGTATCAAATAGGCCAAGTTCTGGCGCTAGCGAACTAATAAAGATTACAAAGAAATTTCCACCTAAAACGTTCCCAACAATTACAACTCCCCATACTCGGAGAAGTTCAAAAACTGTTCTCTGACCATTAAGGACGGGAAGCGCTAAAACCGAAGTCTGTTCTGTAAAAAGAGCAGATTTTCCGAGTATAACTAATACAAATCCAAAGGGATAGACGAAAGCAAATAGTCGGTAAATTACTGGATCTGAAATTCTTCCTTGCAATAAAAAAAACAAGGCACAGACTAGCACATAACTAAATCCAATTTCGAGACCTGCAATGCAAGAACTTAGAAAGATGGCTTGTTTCTTCTTTTTAAATATCTCCTCACCTTCGTGAATAACACTGGTCAAAATTTCGGTATACTCCTTAGAATATACTGCTTCATTTGATTTTTTCTCCAACTCTTGTTGTTGCTCTGTCTGCGTTTTGTCCTCTTCTTTCATAAATCACTATCAAAAAATGTTTCGAATCTGGCTAGCAAGGTAAATATTTGCTTGATTAATAAAGGTAATTTATTTGAATAATTTTGAGTGTTGAATTTTTATTTTGCCAATTATTTCACTAAATATTAAAATCATTTCTTCAAAAAAAAATACCCTCCCAAAATTTTACTAAGTTAAATAAAACAATATTTAAACGAACCTTCTGTTAAGTTACTCAAGATCAGACGCTCTCCAATAACAGAATTTACTAGCTAATTATAGAAATTCTTCAATGTTTGATTCATTTAAATAGGACCAAATAATACAATAATATAGTTGTTGATTTATATCATGAGACGTCAATTAAGCTAGTTGATTTCTAATTTTTTTTAATTACTAAATGTTTATCAAGAAACTTATTATCTATATTCGCAGTTAAATTACATAGTTCTCTAACCACTATTTTTTCAATTGCTTTTATGAAACAAAAATTACTATTCTTCGTATTATTTTTAGCCGTAAGTGCGAACTCGTACGCTCAGTTTACCTTCCAAAAAGGATATTTTATAAACAACAATAATCAGAAAACAGAGTGCCTCATTTACGATATCGATTGGAAAAATAATCCAACAAATTTTGACTATAAAGTAAATGAAACTGCCGAAATACAATCTGAAAATATTGAAAATGTCTTAGAATTTGGTCTAGTTGACGGTGTGAAGTACCAACGTGCAACATTCGAAATTGACCGATCATCTGATGATGTAAAAAAAATGGGGAAGCAAAGAAATCCCAGCTTTAAAGAAGAAACTTTGTTTCTGAAGACAATGATAAATGGAAAAGCTTCTCTTTATTATTATAGAGACGGAAGTTTAAAACGTTATTTTGTCCAAAAAGATTCATCGCCAATTACACAACTTGTTTATAAACGCTACCAAACTGAAGCTGGAGGACTTGCTACAAATACATATTTTAAACAACAACTATTATCTGATTTTCAATGTAGTTCTATCAGTCAAAAGGACGTTGAATCGCTTGAATATGAACTAAAAGATTTACAGAAATTTATTCTAAAATTTAATGAATGTCAAAATTCGACTTCTCAAACTTTTAAAAGCAAACAAAAAAGAGATTTATTTAATCTTGCCATTAGACCTGGAGTAGATTTTAATAGTTTGAATGTCTATTTGCCGAAAAATGATCGCCGAAATGTGGATTTTGGTAAGCAAACAAATTTTAGAGTTGGACTTGAAGCTGAATACATAATCCCGTACCATAACAATAAATGGAGTATCGTTTTAGAGCCTACTTATCAGTCGTATAGAAGTGAAAAAACCTACGAGGCTTCTGGAATTAATGATGGTATCCTTACAGCAAAAATTGATTATAGTTCTATTGAACTTCCAATCGGTATTAGACACACATTCTTTGTAGCCGAATCTTCAAAAATCTTTCTAAATGCTCAGTATGTACTAAATCTTGATCTTAGTCCATCGCTGAATTACTACCGATCTGATGGAACTGATTTCGATCAATTAGATATGAATTCTGGAAAAAATTTCGCTTTTGGTGCTGGTTTCAAGTTTCAGGAAAAATATATTATTGAATTTAGATATCAAACCGACCGATTTGTGTTGGAAAATTATCCTACCTGGAGCGCAGATTACAAAACAATGTCTGTAATTATTGGTTACAACTTTATGTAAACTTAAACGGTAATTGTCTTCAAAAGTAATTTCGTAAGTAGTAAAACCTAAAATCCCCATTTCGACACAAACGAAATGGGGATTTTTATCAAAAGTAAATTCAATATTATTTAAAAGCGCGATCGTATTGAGTTGGACAATCTACCTCTTCTCGAAG comes from the Flavobacterium ardleyense genome and includes:
- a CDS encoding DUF1796 family putative cysteine peptidase; the protein is MQKLAGVRNKFSNVQYLSIGENCLTDNVLDRHNLKSFSTPYSHGRSNLDYAIALEKEKYASLLNPEYLYYDYVGDTKVVRNKYYSISNSIYNQLHKNGFEFTHHDVLNNNAQRQSYERKITRMLSFNKKQHLKFIYHYRNNDDIDIKILIEKASEFLRYYQNRQIKCEFIFFTQEIVAEKSERSITKIHDQNNVTGFKLKTLEFWAGDDEDVLWARKDDDLFTIMLTDIR
- a CDS encoding porin family protein; this translates as MKQKLLFFVLFLAVSANSYAQFTFQKGYFINNNNQKTECLIYDIDWKNNPTNFDYKVNETAEIQSENIENVLEFGLVDGVKYQRATFEIDRSSDDVKKMGKQRNPSFKEETLFLKTMINGKASLYYYRDGSLKRYFVQKDSSPITQLVYKRYQTEAGGLATNTYFKQQLLSDFQCSSISQKDVESLEYELKDLQKFILKFNECQNSTSQTFKSKQKRDLFNLAIRPGVDFNSLNVYLPKNDRRNVDFGKQTNFRVGLEAEYIIPYHNNKWSIVLEPTYQSYRSEKTYEASGINDGILTAKIDYSSIELPIGIRHTFFVAESSKIFLNAQYVLNLDLSPSLNYYRSDGTDFDQLDMNSGKNFAFGAGFKFQEKYIIEFRYQTDRFVLENYPTWSADYKTMSVIIGYNFM
- a CDS encoding formate/nitrite transporter family protein; amino-acid sequence: MKEEDKTQTEQQQELEKKSNEAVYSKEYTEILTSVIHEGEEIFKKKKQAIFLSSCIAGLEIGFSYVLVCALFFLLQGRISDPVIYRLFAFVYPFGFVLVILGKSALFTEQTSVLALPVLNGQRTVFELLRVWGVVIVGNVLGGNFFVIFISSLAPELGLFDTDTMVTVGMHILNHKPWALFLSAIAAGWLMGLLTWLLNSTNQALTRILIILMVTGAIGFAGFHHSIVGNLEVFGAYLHSETVSTGNYLSFLLITMLGNGFGGAIVVGLFKYRIFESNFSSNKSRKNWD
- a CDS encoding sensor histidine kinase; protein product: MEVAELNKELALQIAKSNKRAAELAAVNKELAFHNQEKEDRAAELLIANAELAYQNQEKEDRAAELIIANRELAFQNTQKEIRASELYTANKELAFQNQEKEDRAAELLIANAELAYQNQEKENRASELLIANKELTYQNAEKEDRAAELIIANNELAFQNVEKEKREIELLQANRDLETFAFISSHDLQEPLRKIQIFASRIKEEESENLTEKGKYYFERIHSSAVRMQSLINDLLAHSRSTESERNLEKIDFRFCIDEVISELKENWQQDEIRISISETDFITVIPFQFRQLLQNLISNAVKFKRHDEVLEIKISCKIAESSAIIFRNLPNKIAYSHIVISDNGIGFNNEHKEMIFEIFRRLNDNNLYSGTGIGLTIVQKIVDNHKGFIFANGSEGEGATFNLFLPFIPEICNEKMDGK
- a CDS encoding GyrI-like domain-containing protein, producing the protein MEKVESFKIIGISVSTSNQDGQNAQDLGNLWSQFFSNDLLEKIPNSISKEIFCIYTDYESNFKGSYTAILGRKVSSFDAIPEGLISRELPAGNFMKFTAKGIIPNAVIDTWEEIWADDQQLKRKYTYDFEVYGEKSQNGELSEVDIFIAI
- a CDS encoding DUF1543 domain-containing protein, which produces MAKRLKLFMIMMGCNIVGRVTEQHDIYFGVATKVKDLSAQLAVFWPEAAGKFHIDAWREVTVVDNYLIEVVERSQENSGKLNLYFLNLGGYKAGNFDEYHFKMLTVASNISTAVKSAKESAFYKEFDFKGAVSHIDEKYGVDIDDAHKVADLLSDQAKQLYSLKITALTEPRAEDVFHIGYLKVKSK